A stretch of Myxococcus hansupus DNA encodes these proteins:
- a CDS encoding lipid kinase: MRPERGGTLEPALIKPPRRPDLDDGPAVLVVNTRSRSGREAFETARDALAERGVAITECHALSRAERLDAVVERMAELGTRRIIVGGGDGTLSRAVGRLLGRDVTLGVLPLGTGNDFARSLGIPPDIEAACDVIAQGYTARVDVGLANGRPFLNAASLGLATGIARRLTKRLKQRAGKLAYPVAAAAEVKDLKPFHIRLKADDHELSLDVLQLVVGNGLYHGAGNMVAPDARLDDRRLNIYAIAAPSSASGLEGTGLGQLQDIATLVRVALSLRTGEHVAHPAVTSLRAARLYVESDPVQEVNADGELVGRTPMRFEVAPAALRVYAPAPS; this comes from the coding sequence GTGCGACCCGAAAGAGGAGGCACCCTGGAACCCGCCCTCATCAAACCCCCGCGCCGGCCGGACCTGGATGACGGCCCCGCGGTGTTGGTGGTGAACACCCGCTCGCGCTCGGGCCGCGAGGCCTTCGAGACAGCCAGGGACGCACTCGCCGAAAGGGGCGTCGCCATCACGGAATGCCACGCGCTCTCCCGGGCCGAACGCCTGGACGCGGTGGTGGAGCGGATGGCGGAGCTGGGAACCCGCCGCATCATCGTGGGAGGAGGCGACGGCACGCTGAGCCGCGCGGTGGGTCGCCTGCTGGGCCGCGACGTGACGCTGGGCGTGCTGCCCCTGGGCACCGGCAACGACTTCGCGCGCTCCCTGGGCATTCCGCCCGACATCGAAGCCGCGTGTGACGTCATCGCCCAGGGCTACACCGCCCGCGTGGACGTGGGCCTGGCCAATGGCCGCCCCTTCCTCAACGCGGCCAGCCTGGGCCTGGCCACAGGCATCGCCCGGCGGCTGACGAAGCGGTTGAAACAACGCGCCGGGAAGCTGGCCTATCCGGTGGCCGCCGCCGCCGAGGTGAAGGACCTCAAGCCCTTTCACATCCGGCTCAAGGCGGATGACCACGAGCTGTCCCTGGACGTGTTGCAGTTGGTGGTGGGCAACGGCCTCTACCATGGCGCGGGGAACATGGTGGCGCCCGACGCGCGGCTGGATGACCGGCGGCTGAACATCTACGCCATCGCGGCGCCGTCCTCCGCGTCCGGACTGGAAGGCACGGGCCTGGGGCAACTGCAGGACATCGCCACCCTGGTGCGCGTGGCCCTGTCGCTGCGCACCGGTGAGCACGTGGCCCACCCGGCCGTCACCTCGCTGCGCGCGGCCCGGCTCTACGTGGAGTCGGACCCCGTCCAGGAAGTGAACGCGGATGGCGAGCTCGTGGGCCGCACGCCCATGCGCTTCGAGGTGGCCCCCGCGGCCCTGCGGGTCTACGCCCCCGCGCCCTCCTGA
- a CDS encoding HAD family hydrolase, whose amino-acid sequence MVENVIFDVDGTLVDSVDEHAETWRRAFLHFGRDIPFAHVRSQIGKGADQLIPVFFNDEEVERFGKELDEYRGKLFLSEFLPKVRPFPRVRELFQRLRAGGVRIVLASSAKDEELKHYVKLCGIEGLFENKTSQDQVDKSKPHPDIFEAALARLGKPSPEVTVVVGDTPYDALAANKLSLPSVGVLAGGFPPDDLRAAGCRTLVKDPAELLARYEASRREWPWNEADVGPAAKNDERR is encoded by the coding sequence ATGGTGGAAAACGTCATCTTCGACGTGGATGGAACGCTGGTGGACTCCGTGGATGAGCACGCCGAGACATGGCGGCGCGCCTTCCTTCACTTCGGCCGGGACATCCCGTTCGCGCACGTGCGCAGCCAGATTGGCAAGGGCGCCGACCAGCTCATTCCCGTCTTCTTCAACGATGAGGAAGTGGAGCGCTTCGGCAAGGAGCTGGACGAGTACCGCGGCAAGCTCTTCCTGAGCGAATTCCTGCCCAAGGTGCGTCCCTTTCCGCGCGTGCGGGAGCTCTTCCAGCGACTGCGCGCGGGCGGGGTGCGCATCGTGCTCGCCTCCAGCGCGAAGGACGAGGAGCTGAAGCACTACGTGAAGCTGTGTGGCATCGAAGGCCTGTTCGAGAACAAGACGAGCCAGGACCAGGTGGACAAGAGCAAGCCCCACCCGGACATCTTCGAGGCCGCCCTCGCGCGGTTGGGCAAGCCCAGCCCGGAGGTGACTGTCGTCGTGGGAGACACGCCCTATGACGCGCTCGCCGCCAACAAGTTGAGCCTCCCGTCGGTGGGGGTGCTGGCCGGAGGGTTTCCGCCGGATGACCTGCGCGCCGCGGGCTGCCGCACCCTGGTGAAGGACCCGGCGGAGCTGCTCGCGCGCTACGAAGCGTCCCGCCGCGAATGGCCCTGGAACGAGGCGGACGTGGGGCCAGCGGCGAAGAACGACGAGCGTCGCTGA